In Dehalococcoidia bacterium, the following are encoded in one genomic region:
- a CDS encoding 2Fe-2S iron-sulfur cluster-binding protein — protein MTRIRILPLDIEIEADRDETVMGAAQRAGYYWPTTCGGEGRCTTCACEVTEGLESLTAMGRAEQRSLVYERGESVLRTPTRLACQARVAGEGAVVVRKPGVRRPSE, from the coding sequence ATGACGCGCATCCGCATCCTCCCGCTGGACATCGAGATCGAGGCTGATCGCGACGAGACGGTGATGGGGGCGGCGCAGCGGGCCGGCTATTACTGGCCGACGACGTGCGGAGGCGAGGGGCGGTGCACGACGTGCGCCTGCGAAGTCACCGAAGGATTGGAGTCGCTGACGGCGATGGGCCGGGCGGAGCAGCGGTCGCTGGTGTACGAGCGCGGCGAGAGCGTATTGCGGACGCCGACGCGGCTGGCATGCCAGGCGCGGGTGGCAGGCGAGGGCGCGGTCGTGGTGAGGAAGCCCGGCGTGCGGAGGCCATCGGAGTAG
- a CDS encoding 4Fe-4S dicluster domain-containing protein produces the protein MTYVITEPCIGTKDASCVDVCPVDCIYTRDEDQQYYIDPDTCIDCAACETVCPVTAIFFEEDVPADWKQYTQINKDFFKDVPAEERTFRPRTERTS, from the coding sequence ATGACGTACGTCATCACCGAGCCGTGTATCGGCACGAAGGACGCGTCCTGCGTAGACGTCTGCCCCGTCGACTGCATCTACACGCGCGACGAGGACCAGCAGTACTACATCGACCCGGACACGTGCATCGACTGCGCGGCCTGTGAGACGGTGTGCCCGGTGACGGCGATCTTCTTTGAAGAGGACGTGCCGGCGGACTGGAAGCAGTACACGCAGATCAACAAGGACTTCTTCAAGGATGTGCCGGCGGAGGAGCGGACGTTCCGGCCGCGGACGGAGCGGACGAGCTAG
- a CDS encoding septum formation initiator family protein, whose translation MPGFSRLQLLPAVIGAAIIVIVYLVFTTGNYVVHYYQLRSDERELRQEIVDLGAEQEQLTAVRDYLESDEYVEEVARRTLGLVRPGETLVIVSGTDALPSATPAATAVAGAVHDEDWWKALFVPTATASP comes from the coding sequence GTGCCAGGGTTCTCGCGTCTGCAACTCCTTCCCGCGGTCATCGGCGCCGCGATCATTGTGATTGTCTACCTGGTGTTCACGACGGGCAACTACGTTGTCCACTACTACCAGTTGCGCAGCGACGAGCGTGAGCTGCGCCAGGAGATCGTCGATCTCGGCGCCGAGCAGGAGCAACTGACTGCGGTGCGCGACTACCTGGAGTCCGACGAGTACGTCGAGGAGGTGGCGCGCCGGACGCTGGGGCTAGTGCGGCCGGGCGAGACGCTGGTGATCGTCTCGGGCACGGATGCGTTGCCGTCGGCGACGCCCGCGGCGACGGCGGTTGCCGGTGCGGTACACGACGAGGACTGGTGGAAGGCGTTGTTCGTGCCGACGGCGACTGCGTCGCCGTAG
- a CDS encoding class I SAM-dependent methyltransferase translates to MSDDVRAQNEASRGAWDANAAFWDDRMGDGNRLVETALWPVTERLLAPQAGERILDAACGNGLYARRLSALGASVVAFDFVASLVERAAERGAPAPGSIAYHVVDATDASAIVSLGNAGSFDGALCAMALMDMPVIEPLMRAVHTLLRPGGRFVWSIMHPAFNQSRAMEAIDEGQQGAVVMKVSGYLTSIVSSGQAIVGQPREQPYFERPISAYVTAAVDAGFVIDAMEERSPSGSANAGRDRLEAEFPMVLIVRMRRL, encoded by the coding sequence ATGAGTGACGATGTGCGTGCGCAGAACGAGGCATCGCGCGGCGCGTGGGACGCGAACGCTGCGTTCTGGGACGATCGCATGGGCGACGGGAACCGGCTCGTCGAGACGGCGCTGTGGCCGGTTACGGAGCGGCTGCTGGCGCCGCAAGCCGGCGAGCGCATACTCGACGCGGCGTGCGGCAACGGGTTGTACGCACGGCGGCTGTCGGCGCTCGGGGCATCGGTCGTTGCATTCGACTTCGTCGCGTCGCTCGTAGAGCGCGCGGCGGAGCGTGGCGCTCCGGCGCCCGGCTCGATTGCGTATCACGTCGTTGATGCAACCGACGCTTCGGCGATCGTGTCGCTGGGTAACGCCGGATCGTTCGATGGCGCCCTGTGCGCGATGGCATTGATGGACATGCCGGTCATCGAACCGCTGATGCGCGCGGTACACACGTTGCTACGGCCGGGTGGACGCTTCGTCTGGTCGATCATGCATCCCGCGTTCAATCAATCGCGCGCGATGGAGGCGATCGACGAGGGGCAACAAGGCGCGGTGGTCATGAAGGTGTCGGGCTATCTGACATCGATCGTAAGTAGCGGACAGGCGATCGTTGGCCAGCCGCGCGAGCAGCCGTACTTTGAGCGCCCGATCTCGGCATACGTGACGGCTGCCGTGGACGCCGGCTTCGTCATCGATGCGATGGAGGAGCGATCGCCAAGCGGTAGTGCGAACGCGGGGCGGGACAGGCTCGAGGCTGAGTTCCCGATGGTGCTCATCGTGCGGATGCGGCGATTGTAG
- the tilS gene encoding tRNA lysidine(34) synthetase TilS, which yields MNIALIEQRFIAYWRERALGFEDATLVVAISGGGDSCALLALVCETQIVPRDRVVAAYFDHRLRGEDASREERRAVEALCDRYGVRMETGAWLAPARSEAAAREARYAFLADVARRHGAEGVATGHTSDDQVETVLMHALRGAGLYGLAGMAASSLWPFAAQGGPRLVRPLLALTRGDTRAYCDARGFVYVDDASNADRAFLRNRVRNELLPAIDAVAPGGRHGILRWSDDARAGVEAIGSVVDALVMDDGEGCVQLSRAAMRAVPSGLAPHVYRRALVRLLGDARDFGRRHYGILARAHDASTGSVFELPRGVVATVDADIVVLSVGALKAACIDAGAEYALPFAGTVGGWRIDVTAADGEEALRLPAGAVVRGRRPGDRMQPRGMRGHKKLQDYYIDRKVPRRERDAAPVIAVGGDVLWTPFGGASACGEGLWYTVLGVRAD from the coding sequence GTGAACATTGCACTGATCGAGCAGCGGTTCATCGCGTATTGGCGCGAACGGGCGTTGGGCTTCGAGGACGCGACGCTTGTGGTCGCGATTTCGGGCGGCGGCGATTCGTGCGCGCTGCTCGCGTTGGTGTGCGAAACGCAGATCGTGCCGCGCGACCGCGTCGTGGCGGCATATTTCGACCATCGGCTGCGCGGCGAAGATGCGTCGCGCGAGGAGCGTCGGGCGGTCGAGGCGCTGTGCGACCGCTACGGCGTGCGGATGGAGACGGGAGCGTGGCTGGCGCCGGCGCGGTCGGAGGCAGCGGCGCGTGAGGCGCGCTACGCGTTCCTGGCGGATGTCGCGCGAAGGCACGGAGCGGAGGGCGTGGCGACGGGGCACACGTCGGACGACCAGGTGGAGACGGTGCTGATGCACGCGTTGCGCGGCGCAGGGCTGTACGGGCTTGCGGGGATGGCGGCGTCGTCGCTCTGGCCGTTTGCGGCGCAGGGAGGACCGCGGCTCGTGCGCCCGCTGCTTGCGCTGACACGCGGGGATACGCGTGCATATTGCGACGCGCGCGGCTTCGTGTACGTCGACGATGCGTCGAATGCGGACCGGGCGTTTCTGCGGAACCGCGTGCGCAACGAGTTGCTGCCGGCGATCGATGCCGTGGCGCCGGGCGGGCGTCATGGGATCCTGCGGTGGTCAGACGATGCGCGGGCCGGCGTTGAGGCGATTGGCTCCGTGGTCGACGCGCTCGTGATGGATGACGGCGAGGGCTGCGTGCAGTTGTCGCGCGCGGCGATGCGCGCCGTTCCATCGGGGCTGGCGCCGCACGTGTATCGGCGCGCGCTTGTCCGGCTGCTGGGCGACGCGCGTGACTTCGGGCGCCGTCATTACGGGATCCTGGCACGCGCGCACGACGCATCGACGGGGTCGGTGTTCGAGCTGCCGCGGGGCGTCGTCGCGACGGTCGATGCGGACATCGTCGTGCTGTCGGTCGGTGCGCTGAAGGCGGCGTGCATCGACGCCGGCGCGGAGTACGCGTTGCCGTTCGCAGGGACAGTGGGCGGGTGGCGGATCGATGTGACAGCTGCCGACGGCGAGGAGGCGTTACGCCTGCCGGCGGGCGCGGTGGTGCGGGGGCGGCGGCCGGGCGATCGCATGCAGCCGCGTGGTATGCGCGGGCACAAGAAGTTGCAGGACTACTACATCGACCGGAAGGTGCCGCGACGCGAGCGCGATGCGGCGCCGGTGATCGCGGTCGGCGGCGACGTATTGTGGACGCCGTTCGGGGGGGCGTCGGCGTGCGGCGAGGGGTTGTGGTACACAGTGCTGGGGGTGCGTGCGGATTGA